The genomic region TTTATTCCGATGCTCTGTGATTTTATCGAAAACAAAACATATGAAAAGAGAAATTATTTTGTAAACAATATAATGAACATAACATTATTGATTTCTGTAATTCTTGTTCTGTTCGGCATAGCTTTCGGCAAATACATAGTTTTGATTTTTGCGCCGGGGTTTGCTACAAAATACAGTGCGGCCAACTATGCACAGGCAATAGAGCTTACAAAGATCATGTTCGTATCTTTGGTATTCGTAGGGCTTCAGAATGTGCTTACAGGTGTGCTGCAGGCCCATGGTGAATTTACAGTGCCTGCCTCCACACCTATATTTTACAATATAGTAGTAGTTCTTTATCTTGCATTTTTGGGTTTGAAATACGGTGCAAAAGGCCTCATCATATCGCTGATAATCGCAAGTTTTGTGCAGGCAGTCATACAGATACCGAAATACAAAAGCATGGGCTACAGATATAAGCTGATAATCGATTTCAAAGACGAGAGCATTAAAAAAATGTTTCATCTCATAATACCAGTGCTCATAGGGGCATCCGTGGCCCAGATCAATTTTCTTATAGACAGGTTTTTTGCATCCAATGCCGGTGAAGGCGCCATGGCAATGTTGAATTTCGGCAATAAACTTACGATTTTTGTATACAGCATCTTTGGGTTTGCACTTTCCACAGTCGTGTATGCCAATCTTTCAAAGCTTTCGGCACAGGACAACCGGGATGAATACAAATCGACACTTGCAAGCGCAATAAATATGATTGCTTTAATAATAGTTCCCGCCACAGTCGGGATGATGATTTTAAGGAGGCCTCTTGTAAGGGTGGCATTCGAGAGGGGAGCCTTTGACAGCAAGGCGGCCGTGGTAACTGCAGCAGTGCTTCTATTTTATTCCCCGGGGATGGTCTTTTATGGGATAAGGGATATACTGGGAAGAGCGTTTTATTCGATAAAGGATACCAAAACTCCGACGATAAACGGCGTGATAGGAATCGTCTTAAACATAATATTGAACTATTTGCTTTACATGGCCATGGGCATAGAAGGATTAGCACTTGCGACTTCACTGTCGGCGATAATTACAACTATTTTGCTGTTCTACACTTTAAACAGAAAGATCGCTCTGGATATGGAAAGGATATTGAAAACATTTTTGAAAGTCATAGTGGCCGCGGCAATAATGGGTATATTCGTATTCTTTATAAATAAATATTTGTCGGCCGCTCTGGGAGCTTCCCTGATCAAACAATTTGCAGGCCTTATCGTGTCGACTGTCCTTGGCATGATAATATACGCTGCGGTCATAAAGCGCATGAATATATATGAATACAACTACTTCATGGGATATTTCATGAGAAAATTAAAAATATCAAAATGGTGAAAATAATGAGGAAAATGAGACATTTCACTGCCTGCGCGGTTTCTATATCAAGGATGAAGAATAAAATAATCAAAAAAAGTTAAAAAATGTTTAATTTTTTGCAGGAATTAAAGTGGAAATTGTAGAATATATAGACCCACAATGGCGACAAGAAATTTGAGAAATGATGTTTTGAACTGATAATATTGCA from Clostridiales bacterium harbors:
- the murJ gene encoding murein biosynthesis integral membrane protein MurJ; translated protein: MMSKKQMAKNTAIIVVLMIISKILGFGRESLIAAKYGASFASDIYVFGMGMTNILFTSIGSSLSTTFIPMLCDFIENKTYEKRNYFVNNIMNITLLISVILVLFGIAFGKYIVLIFAPGFATKYSAANYAQAIELTKIMFVSLVFVGLQNVLTGVLQAHGEFTVPASTPIFYNIVVVLYLAFLGLKYGAKGLIISLIIASFVQAVIQIPKYKSMGYRYKLIIDFKDESIKKMFHLIIPVLIGASVAQINFLIDRFFASNAGEGAMAMLNFGNKLTIFVYSIFGFALSTVVYANLSKLSAQDNRDEYKSTLASAINMIALIIVPATVGMMILRRPLVRVAFERGAFDSKAAVVTAAVLLFYSPGMVFYGIRDILGRAFYSIKDTKTPTINGVIGIVLNIILNYLLYMAMGIEGLALATSLSAIITTILLFYTLNRKIALDMERILKTFLKVIVAAAIMGIFVFFINKYLSAALGASLIKQFAGLIVSTVLGMIIYAAVIKRMNIYEYNYFMGYFMRKLKISKW